A window from Mixophyes fleayi isolate aMixFle1 chromosome 12, aMixFle1.hap1, whole genome shotgun sequence encodes these proteins:
- the LOC142108561 gene encoding uncharacterized protein LOC142108561 isoform X2 — protein MENHRILTSLDGSSTRNTSKRYLHPLYSQDCKQEHPIIPQEYQHDVLSDIKVENIEGEEESYVRGDQQCKEEEIPTDISTDGSSKRNTPERYLRPLHSQDCAQENPSIPQEYQDDVLTDIKGEIMGGKEETYVRGDQQCKEEEIPTDISTADECKRRNISEGQLLLSTDFVIEDNKNITQDSPGENPITLNIHPILHRADKSSDPSNHEECSTANRDVFTNSIVHPNDTFFPCSECGKCFARKSMLIRHQRTHANKKPFPCSECGKCFTWKSQLIIHQRTHTGEKPFPCSECGKCFARKSKLITHHRTHTGEKPFSCSECGKCFARKSILIRHQRTHADEKPVACSQCGKWFTQTSDLVKHQRTHTGEKPFPCSECGKCFVQKSGLIRHHRTHTGVKPFPCSECGKCFARKSQLILHQRTHTGVKPFPCSECGKCFAQKSGLITHQRTHTGQKPFPCSECGKCFTWKSQLFIHQRTHTNEKQFACSECGKCFTWKSQLIIHQRTHTGEKPFPCSECGKCFARKSKLITHHRTHTGEKPFSCSECGKCFARKSILIRHQRTHADEKPMSCSQCGKWFTQISDLVKHQRTHTGEKPFPCPKCGKCFVQKSGLIRHQRTHTGVKPFPCSECGKCFARKSQLILHQRTHTGVKPFPCSECGKCFAQKSGLITHQRTHTGQKPFPCSECGKCFARKSKVITHQRTHTGEKPFSCSECGKCFARKSSLIRHQRTHADEKPVACSQCGKWFTQISDLVKHQRTHADEKPFPCSECGKCFTWKSQLIIHQRTHTNEKPFACSECGKCFTWKSQLIIHQKTHTGEKTFACSECGKCFTWKSQLIIHQRTHTGEKPFPCSECRKCFARKSKLITHHRIHTGEKPFSCSECGKCFARKSILIRHQRTHADEKPVACSQCGKWFTQISDLVKHQRTHTGEKPFPCSDCGKCFAQKSNLIEHQRTHTGEKPFPCSECGKCFAQISNLIEHQRTHTGEKPFPCSECGKCFARKSNLVEHQSIHTGEKPFPCSKCGKCFAHISTLIEHQQTHTGEKPFSCSECGKCFVRKSKLISHQRTHTGEKPFPCSECGKCFSQKSVLITHQRTHTGAKPFPCSDCGKCFARKSILVTHQRTHTSEKPFSCSECRKCFASKSHLVTHKRTHIGEKPFPCSECGKCFAWKSSLVEHQIIHTGEKPFPCSECGKCFARKSRLTTHQRAHIGEKPFPCSECGKCFAWKSSLLEHQNIHTGEKPFPCSECGKWFARKSHLITHQRAHTGEKPFPCTE, from the exons ATGGAGAATCACCggatcctcacatcactgg ATGGATCTAGTACCAGAAATACCTCAAAGAGATATCTCCACCcactttattcacaggattgtaaaCAGGAACATCCCATTATCCCACAAGAGTATCAG CATGACGTCCTGAgtgatattaaagtagaaaatatagagggagaggaagagtcgtatgtgaggggtgatcagcagtgtaaggaggaggaaatccctacagatatcagcacag atggatccagtaagagaaataccccagagagatatctccgtCCTCTTCACTCCCAAGATTGTGCACAGGAAAATcccagtatcccacaggagtatcag GACGAcgtcctgactgatattaaaggAGAAATTATGGGGGGaaaggaagagacgtatgtgaggggtgatcagcagtgtaaggaggaggaaatccctacagatatcagcacag cagatgaATGCAAACGCAGGAATATCTCGGAGGGACAACTTCTTTTATCTACAGATTTTGTAATAGAAGATAACAAAAACATCACACAAGATTCTCCTGGAGAGAACCCCATTaccctaaatatacatccaatacttcacagagcagataaatcatctgatccctctaatcatGAGGAATGTTCTACTGCAAACAGAGATGTTTTTACAAATAGTATAGTTCATCCAAATGATACAttctttccatgttctgagtgtgggaaatgttttgcaaggAAATCAATGCTTAtcagacatcagagaactcacgcaaataagaaaccatttccatgttccgagtgtgggaaatgttttacatggaaATCACAACTTattatacatcagagaactcacacaggtgagaaaccatttccatgttctgagtgcggAAAATGTTTTGCACGGAAATCAAAACTTATCACTCATcatagaactcacacaggtgaaaaaccattttcatgttctgaatgtgggaaatgttttgcacggaAATCAATTCTTATccgacatcagagaactcatgcAGATGAGAAACCAGTTGCATGCTCTcaatgtgggaaatggtttacacAAACAtcagatcttgttaaacatcagcgaactcacacaggtgagaaaccatttccatgttctgaatgtgggaaatgttttgtacaGAAATCAGGTCTTATAAGACATcatagaactcacacaggtgtgaaaccatttccatgttctgagtgcgggaaatgttttgcaaGGAAATCACAACTTATtctacatcagagaactcacacaggtgtgaaaccatttccatgttctgaatgtgggaaatgttttgcacagaaatcagGTCTTATcacacatcagagaactcacacaggtcagaagccatttccatgttctgagtgtgggaaatgttttacatggaaATCACAACTTTttatacatcagagaactcacacaaatGAGAAACAATTTGCATGTtccgagtgtgggaaatgttttacatggaaATCACAACTTattatacatcagagaactcacacaggtgagaaaccatttccatgttctgagtgcggAAAATGTTTTGCACGGAAATCAAAACTTATCACTCATcatagaactcacacaggtgaaaaaccattttcatgttctgaatgtgggaaatgttttgcacggaAATCAATTCTTATccgacatcagagaactcatgcAGATGAGAAACCAATGTCATGCTCTcaatgtgggaaatggtttacacaaatatcagatcttgttaaacatcagcgaactcacacaggtgagaaaccatttccatgtcctaaatgtgggaaatgttttgtacaGAAATCAGGTCTTataagacatcagagaactcacacaggtgtgaaaccatttccatgttctgagtgcgggaaatgttttgcacggaAATCACAACTTATtctacatcagagaactcacacaggtgtgaaaccatttccatgttctgaatgtgggaaatgttttgcacagaaatcagGTCTTATcacacatcagagaactcacacaggtcagaaaccatttccatgttctgagtgcggAAAATGTTTTGCACGGAAATCAAAAGTTATCactcatcagagaactcacacaggtgaaaaaccattttcatgttctgaatgtgggaaatgttttgcacggaAATCAAGTCTTataagacatcagagaactcacgcaGATGAGAAACCAGTTGCATGCTCTcaatgtgggaaatggtttacacaaatatcagatcttgttaaacatcagcgAACTCACGCagatgagaaaccatttccatgttctgaatgtgggaaatgttttacatggaaATCACAACTTattatacatcagagaactcacacaaatGAAAAACCATttgcatgttctgagtgtgggaaatgttttacatggaaATCACAACTTATtatacatcagaaaactcacacaggtgagaaaacatttgcatgttctgagtgtgggaaatgttttacatggaaATCACAACTTattatacatcagagaactcacacaggtgagaaaccatttccatgttctgagtgcagAAAATGTTTTGCACGGAAATCAAAACTTATCACTCATcatagaattcacacaggtgaaaaaccattttcatgttctgaatgtgggaaatgttttgcacggaAATCAATACTTAtcagacatcagagaactcatgcAGATGAGAAACCAGTTGCATGCTCTcaatgtgggaaatggtttacacaaatatcagatcttgttaaacatcagcgaactcacacag gtgagaaaccatttccatgttctgactgtgggaaatgttttgcacaaaaaTCAAATCTTATTGAACATCagcgaactcacacaggtgagaaaccatttccatgttctgagtgcgggaaatgttttgcacaaatATCAAATCTTATTGAACATCagcgaactcacacaggtgagaaaccatttccatgttctgagtgtgggaaatgttttgcaaggAAATCAAACTTAGTTGAACATCAGAgtattcacacaggtgagaaaccatttccatgttctaagtgtgggaaatgttttgcacacatATCAACTCTTATTGAACATCAGCAAAcccacacaggtgaaaaaccattttcctgttctgagtgcgggaaatgttttgTACGGAAATCAAAACTTATCTCAcaccagagaactcacacaggtgagaaaccatttccatgttctgaatgtgggaaatgtttctcACAGAAATCAGTACTTATcacacatcagagaactcacacaggtgctaaaccatttccatgttctgactgtgggaaatgttttgcacggaAATCAATACTTGTcacacatcagagaactcacacaagtgagaaaccattttcatgttctgagtgtcgGAAATGTTTTGCATCGAAATCACATCTTGTCACACATAAGAGAACTCAcataggtgagaaaccatttccatgttctgagtgcgggaaatgttttgcatGGAAATCAAGTCTAGTTGAACATCAGAttattcacacaggtgagaaaccatttccttgttctgagtgtgggaaatgttttgcacggaAATCACGTCTTACCACACATCAGAGAGCTCAcataggtgagaaaccatttccatgttctgagtgcgggaaatgttttgcatGGAAATCAAGTCTACTTGAACATCAGAatattcacacaggtgagaaaccatttccatgttctgagtgcgggaaatgGTTTGCACGGAAATCACATCTTATCACACATCAGAgagctcacacaggtgagaaaccatttccatgtacTGAATGA
- the LOC142108561 gene encoding uncharacterized protein LOC142108561 isoform X1: MENHRILTSLDGSSTRNTSKRYLHPLYSQDCKQEHPIIPQEYQHDVLSDIKVENIEGEEESYVRGDQQCKEEEIPTDISTDGSSKRNTPERYLRPLHSQDCAQENPSIPQEYQDDVLTDIKGEIMGGKEETYVRGDQQCKEEEIPTDISTDECKRRNISEGQLLLSTDFVIEDNKNITQDSPGENPITLNIHPILHRADKSSDPSNHEECSTANRDVFTNSIVHPNDTFFPCSECGKCFARKSMLIRHQRTHANKKPFPCSECGKCFTWKSQLIIHQRTHTGEKPFPCSECGKCFARKSKLITHHRTHTGEKPFSCSECGKCFARKSILIRHQRTHADEKPVACSQCGKWFTQTSDLVKHQRTHTGEKPFPCSECGKCFVQKSGLIRHHRTHTGVKPFPCSECGKCFARKSQLILHQRTHTGVKPFPCSECGKCFAQKSGLITHQRTHTGQKPFPCSECGKCFTWKSQLFIHQRTHTNEKQFACSECGKCFTWKSQLIIHQRTHTGEKPFPCSECGKCFARKSKLITHHRTHTGEKPFSCSECGKCFARKSILIRHQRTHADEKPMSCSQCGKWFTQISDLVKHQRTHTGEKPFPCPKCGKCFVQKSGLIRHQRTHTGVKPFPCSECGKCFARKSQLILHQRTHTGVKPFPCSECGKCFAQKSGLITHQRTHTGQKPFPCSECGKCFARKSKVITHQRTHTGEKPFSCSECGKCFARKSSLIRHQRTHADEKPVACSQCGKWFTQISDLVKHQRTHADEKPFPCSECGKCFTWKSQLIIHQRTHTNEKPFACSECGKCFTWKSQLIIHQKTHTGEKTFACSECGKCFTWKSQLIIHQRTHTGEKPFPCSECRKCFARKSKLITHHRIHTGEKPFSCSECGKCFARKSILIRHQRTHADEKPVACSQCGKWFTQISDLVKHQRTHTGEKPFPCSECGKCFAQKSGLIRHQRTHTNEKSFSCTE, encoded by the exons ATGGAGAATCACCggatcctcacatcactgg ATGGATCTAGTACCAGAAATACCTCAAAGAGATATCTCCACCcactttattcacaggattgtaaaCAGGAACATCCCATTATCCCACAAGAGTATCAG CATGACGTCCTGAgtgatattaaagtagaaaatatagagggagaggaagagtcgtatgtgaggggtgatcagcagtgtaaggaggaggaaatccctacagatatcagcacag atggatccagtaagagaaataccccagagagatatctccgtCCTCTTCACTCCCAAGATTGTGCACAGGAAAATcccagtatcccacaggagtatcag GACGAcgtcctgactgatattaaaggAGAAATTATGGGGGGaaaggaagagacgtatgtgaggggtgatcagcagtgtaaggaggaggaaatccctacagatatcagcacag atgaATGCAAACGCAGGAATATCTCGGAGGGACAACTTCTTTTATCTACAGATTTTGTAATAGAAGATAACAAAAACATCACACAAGATTCTCCTGGAGAGAACCCCATTaccctaaatatacatccaatacttcacagagcagataaatcatctgatccctctaatcatGAGGAATGTTCTACTGCAAACAGAGATGTTTTTACAAATAGTATAGTTCATCCAAATGATACAttctttccatgttctgagtgtgggaaatgttttgcaaggAAATCAATGCTTAtcagacatcagagaactcacgcaaataagaaaccatttccatgttccgagtgtgggaaatgttttacatggaaATCACAACTTattatacatcagagaactcacacaggtgagaaaccatttccatgttctgagtgcggAAAATGTTTTGCACGGAAATCAAAACTTATCACTCATcatagaactcacacaggtgaaaaaccattttcatgttctgaatgtgggaaatgttttgcacggaAATCAATTCTTATccgacatcagagaactcatgcAGATGAGAAACCAGTTGCATGCTCTcaatgtgggaaatggtttacacAAACAtcagatcttgttaaacatcagcgaactcacacaggtgagaaaccatttccatgttctgaatgtgggaaatgttttgtacaGAAATCAGGTCTTATAAGACATcatagaactcacacaggtgtgaaaccatttccatgttctgagtgcgggaaatgttttgcaaGGAAATCACAACTTATtctacatcagagaactcacacaggtgtgaaaccatttccatgttctgaatgtgggaaatgttttgcacagaaatcagGTCTTATcacacatcagagaactcacacaggtcagaagccatttccatgttctgagtgtgggaaatgttttacatggaaATCACAACTTTttatacatcagagaactcacacaaatGAGAAACAATTTGCATGTtccgagtgtgggaaatgttttacatggaaATCACAACTTattatacatcagagaactcacacaggtgagaaaccatttccatgttctgagtgcggAAAATGTTTTGCACGGAAATCAAAACTTATCACTCATcatagaactcacacaggtgaaaaaccattttcatgttctgaatgtgggaaatgttttgcacggaAATCAATTCTTATccgacatcagagaactcatgcAGATGAGAAACCAATGTCATGCTCTcaatgtgggaaatggtttacacaaatatcagatcttgttaaacatcagcgaactcacacaggtgagaaaccatttccatgtcctaaatgtgggaaatgttttgtacaGAAATCAGGTCTTataagacatcagagaactcacacaggtgtgaaaccatttccatgttctgagtgcgggaaatgttttgcacggaAATCACAACTTATtctacatcagagaactcacacaggtgtgaaaccatttccatgttctgaatgtgggaaatgttttgcacagaaatcagGTCTTATcacacatcagagaactcacacaggtcagaaaccatttccatgttctgagtgcggAAAATGTTTTGCACGGAAATCAAAAGTTATCactcatcagagaactcacacaggtgaaaaaccattttcatgttctgaatgtgggaaatgttttgcacggaAATCAAGTCTTataagacatcagagaactcacgcaGATGAGAAACCAGTTGCATGCTCTcaatgtgggaaatggtttacacaaatatcagatcttgttaaacatcagcgAACTCACGCagatgagaaaccatttccatgttctgaatgtgggaaatgttttacatggaaATCACAACTTattatacatcagagaactcacacaaatGAAAAACCATttgcatgttctgagtgtgggaaatgttttacatggaaATCACAACTTATtatacatcagaaaactcacacaggtgagaaaacatttgcatgttctgagtgtgggaaatgttttacatggaaATCACAACTTattatacatcagagaactcacacaggtgagaaaccatttccatgttctgagtgcagAAAATGTTTTGCACGGAAATCAAAACTTATCACTCATcatagaattcacacaggtgaaaaaccattttcatgttctgaatgtgggaaatgttttgcacggaAATCAATACTTAtcagacatcagagaactcatgcAGATGAGAAACCAGTTGCATGCTCTcaatgtgggaaatggtttacacaaatatcagatcttgttaaacatcagcgaactcacacaggtgagaaaccgtttccatgttctgaatgtgggaaatgttttgcgcAGAAATCAGGTCTTataagacatcagagaactcacacaaatGAGAAGTCTTTTTCATGTACTGAATGA